The sequence below is a genomic window from Nitrospinota bacterium.
CCGCATTCGGGACAGGTGCCAGCGCTTTTTCTATCATGACCGTTTGCTTTTTGTCCTGGTGGCAAAGAGAGTCCTCGGACCTTCTCAACCATTTCAGTGGCGTAATTCTTTATGCCTTTAAGGAAATCAGTCTTTCCTTCGGCGCTACCGCTTGCGATAGCCTCCAGTTCCTCTTCCCAGATTGCCGTGTAGGCAGGGTCGCTGATTTTTTCTTCACGCACTTTTGAAATAAGGAATATCCCTTTATCGGTAGGGGTAAATACCTTTCCCGATTTTTTCACATATTCCCGCGCGATAAGCGATTCGATTATTGCCGCTCTCGTTGCCGGAGTTCCAAGCCCTGATGTACTTTTAAGGATCTTCTTGTGAGCCGCATCCGTTACGAATTTCTGCGCGTTCATCATCGCTGAAAGGAGAGAAGCATCTGTGTAGCGAGAAGGAGGCGTGGTCTCCTTCTCATCGATGGAAGTAGAATCAGTTGCGACAGGATCCTTTTCATTCATGTCGGGCAGGATTTTATCTTTCTCGATGTTGCCATAAACATCTTTCCATCCGATATCGGTTATCTTTTTCCCAGTGCTTACGAAAAATTCATTTGCAGCTTTTGTGATGACCTTAGTAGATAGGTATTTGTAAGGCGGGTGAAATGCCGCAAGGAACCTTGCAACGATCAAGGTATAAATATTTAGCTCATTATCTGAAAGCCGCCTTGCATCCGGGATGTTTAGTGTAGGGATAAGAGCGTGATGGTCGGTAAGCTTATTGGAGTCGAAAACATTTTTATTCTTTGCAGTTACTGATGTTTTGGAAAGGTCGAATTTTACCGAAACATTTCCACTAAGAACTTTCAGGAGATGGCCGATTTCGGGAACGAGCTCTTCGTTTAAATGTCTGCTTTCAGTTCTTGGATACGATATTGCTTTATACTTCTCGTATAGTGCTTGCGCAATATCAAGTGTCTCTTTTGCCGAAACTCCGAATCGGATGTTTGCTTCTCTTTGCAGATCAGTAAGTGAGAAGAGGAGTGGGGGACGCTCTGTTTTTGGTTCCCTTGAAATGGAAACGATAGTTCCAGGTTTTCCATCAATGCTGTTGCTGATGGCATTCGCCTGTTTTTCGTCGAATATTCTTGAGGATATTTCCTGATTGTCTCCCGTTTCGTTATCTTCTTCCCTTTTGCTTTTATCAGGTGAAGGTATCCAGGATCCTTCGTATCTGCCGTTGACATGTTTGAATTCGGCTTTAATAAGCCAGTAGGGGATAGGTTTGAAATCGCGTATCTCAAGTTCGCGGTCTACGATTATTCTCAAGGTAGGCGTTTGTACCCTGCCTAGGGAATACAACTCGCCGAAATGTACGGTGAACGCCCGTGTTGCGTTAATCCCTATCAGCCAATCCGCCTGTTGGCGCAACATGGCGGATAGGTAGAGTCTGTCAAATTCGCTTGCGCTCCTTAACATGGAGAAGCCTTCCATAACGGTCGCAGGCGTCAAAGCTTTAGATGTCCAGAATCGGTAGAGAGGCTTTTTGTTTCCTGACAGTTTTAGAATGAGCCGTGCGATAAGTTCCCCTTCGCGTCCAGGGTCCGTGCAGATGACTATCTTCCCGGTAACGGTGGAGTTGATTAACTTCTTAACTGTCTTGAATTGGGAAGCACCTTTTTTATTTATCCTGTACTTGAATTCTTCGGGCAGGATAGGGAGTGTTCCAATATCCCATTTAGAATAACGTTTGTCGTAGAACTCGGCGTCTTCCAGCTCTACAAGATGGCCGAACGCCCATGTAACGACATATCCGGTTCCTTCCAGATAGCCGTCCCGCTTTGTGAAGTTGATTCCAAGGCCCGCTGCGATGTCGCGGGCCTGCGATGGTTTCTCACAAAGGATGAGCATAGCGCCCGTTTTGCTGCTCATGATTTTGCTCCGCTAGAAGGGGATGTCATCGTCTTCAGGATTCAGGTTGGTTTCTTCGACTGATTCCCCGTTCCCCTTCTCCTTGCCGTTCATCGGAAGGAATTTCACCTTGCTGGCGATGAGTTCGAGTTTTTTATGTTTCTGGCCGTCTTTCTCCCATGAGTTTTCGCGGAGCCTTCCGTCTACAAGTACTAGGCTCCCCTTCTTGAGGTAGGTATTGCACGCCTCGGCGATTTTGCCGAATGCAACGGTGTTCAAAAAGAGAGTTTCGATCCTTGATTCTTCTTTTACGTTGAATTTTGAATTGATAGCTACTGAAAACTTGGCGACTGTTGTTCCCGTCCCTGGTATCGCCGATTTTTCAGGATCCGCCGTAAGGTTGCCGATCCCTGTGAAATTATTGAACATCTACCTTCCTCCATTAATTAAAGTGTCATAACCTTAATATGCGAAGGGGGTACCCCTAGCTAAGCGTGTTGTCGTATTTACCGGAAACGAAGTGAGGTTTAATAAGGTATTCTTGATAAAGAGTAATCGAATTTGTGGAGGTAATAGAACATATTTGACCAGCCAAATCGTAAAATACTTAAATCTATTGGTACTCAGTGAAATTTTCAGTTATCTGTTTAAAGTTTGTAGCTTTATATTTGTTATAGGCAACCATATCTACAAACACAAATTTATATATTGTATCATTCTGGACACTGTTGATGTCCTCACACCATTGGCGTAACCGCTCCATTTTTAGGGGGACATCAAGATCTGAAAGGCCTTTAGTTTCCACAATGAAT
It includes:
- a CDS encoding single-stranded DNA-binding protein gives rise to the protein MFNNFTGIGNLTADPEKSAIPGTGTTVAKFSVAINSKFNVKEESRIETLFLNTVAFGKIAEACNTYLKKGSLVLVDGRLRENSWEKDGQKHKKLELIASKVKFLPMNGKEKGNGESVEETNLNPEDDDIPF
- a CDS encoding DNA topoisomerase 3, whose amino-acid sequence is MSSKTGAMLILCEKPSQARDIAAGLGINFTKRDGYLEGTGYVVTWAFGHLVELEDAEFYDKRYSKWDIGTLPILPEEFKYRINKKGASQFKTVKKLINSTVTGKIVICTDPGREGELIARLILKLSGNKKPLYRFWTSKALTPATVMEGFSMLRSASEFDRLYLSAMLRQQADWLIGINATRAFTVHFGELYSLGRVQTPTLRIIVDRELEIRDFKPIPYWLIKAEFKHVNGRYEGSWIPSPDKSKREEDNETGDNQEISSRIFDEKQANAISNSIDGKPGTIVSISREPKTERPPLLFSLTDLQREANIRFGVSAKETLDIAQALYEKYKAISYPRTESRHLNEELVPEIGHLLKVLSGNVSVKFDLSKTSVTAKNKNVFDSNKLTDHHALIPTLNIPDARRLSDNELNIYTLIVARFLAAFHPPYKYLSTKVITKAANEFFVSTGKKITDIGWKDVYGNIEKDKILPDMNEKDPVATDSTSIDEKETTPPSRYTDASLLSAMMNAQKFVTDAAHKKILKSTSGLGTPATRAAIIESLIAREYVKKSGKVFTPTDKGIFLISKVREEKISDPAYTAIWEEELEAIASGSAEGKTDFLKGIKNYATEMVEKVRGLSLPPGQKANGHDRKSAGTCPECGQPVHEGKINYFCSTGKDKCKFTLFKNCLAGLGKSSITSRQVSDLLKGKTIKLAGLQSKKSRRTFSAEGKLSKSEKYGWQVELIFEKAKSA